One Bosea sp. 685 DNA segment encodes these proteins:
- a CDS encoding ShlB/FhaC/HecB family hemolysin secretion/activation protein: MILSLVPGAVLAQAQGSTSPSLTIPRDFAPPRQGGDTLAIPSGTTRTPVAGGAKVLVGDVEISDGFPDLALETGRQLAALRGHQIDAGAIFAVAAAIERAYADAGYILARVVVPPQKLKAGGTLRLAVIDGFIESLDGARIPPLVRDKALAYLAPLVGQRHLTRRELERRLLLAGDIPGLALRSALQPGQQSGAAILSLDGTHRPVGLDISADNGLSRAIGRFGTSVSPVLNSVFGLGEQIYGSASGRPSDDFAQVQSPRRIFAGGFLLPLGVDGLTLNLESVFSSTLPRVAAGQIQTDSQYTRFSARLLYALIRGRDENLNLRFSYEPTREEQRATDFNAILYQDRIRPLRFGFDYSRSFQSDTTVQLGGDLSRGIDGLGSRGPNDATFLRPISRADAREDFAKGELRLRVIQQLPANFTFEANLKGQRSFTGALYNSEQFSLGGPRAISSLDIGALTGDHGWLARGELQYNHALSGSYGSALLSPYLFLAQGQVWTSHASAAERKTTVAGAYGAGLRVYGSVADKLLRQTEIGIEIAHQLRELRSDPDSWRLNVSGSVRF, encoded by the coding sequence GTGATCTTGTCCCTGGTTCCCGGCGCCGTGCTGGCCCAGGCGCAGGGCTCGACATCACCGTCGCTGACAATCCCGCGGGATTTCGCCCCGCCTCGGCAAGGCGGGGACACGCTCGCCATTCCATCGGGCACGACGCGGACGCCGGTTGCGGGCGGGGCGAAGGTGCTGGTCGGGGATGTGGAAATCTCTGATGGCTTTCCCGATCTGGCGCTTGAGACCGGGCGGCAGCTTGCGGCCCTGCGCGGGCACCAGATCGACGCCGGCGCGATTTTTGCCGTGGCGGCCGCGATCGAGCGTGCATATGCCGATGCCGGCTACATCCTTGCCCGCGTTGTCGTCCCGCCGCAGAAGCTGAAGGCTGGCGGCACGCTGCGGCTGGCCGTCATCGACGGCTTCATCGAAAGCCTCGACGGCGCCAGGATTCCGCCGCTCGTGCGCGACAAGGCGCTGGCCTATCTCGCCCCGCTGGTCGGGCAGCGCCATCTGACCCGCCGCGAGCTCGAGCGCCGGCTGTTGCTCGCCGGCGACATTCCGGGTCTTGCCTTGCGCTCGGCGCTGCAGCCCGGCCAGCAAAGCGGTGCTGCGATCCTGTCGCTCGACGGCACGCATCGCCCGGTCGGCCTCGACATCAGCGCCGATAACGGCCTGAGCCGCGCGATCGGCCGGTTCGGAACCAGCGTCTCGCCGGTGCTGAACTCGGTTTTCGGGCTGGGCGAGCAGATCTATGGCTCGGCCTCGGGCCGGCCCTCCGACGATTTCGCACAGGTGCAGAGCCCGCGGCGCATCTTCGCCGGCGGCTTCCTGCTGCCGCTCGGCGTCGACGGGCTGACGCTCAACCTCGAGAGCGTGTTCTCCAGTACGCTGCCGCGGGTCGCCGCCGGCCAGATCCAAACCGACAGTCAGTATACCCGCTTCTCGGCCAGGCTGCTCTATGCGCTGATCCGGGGCCGCGACGAGAACCTCAACCTGCGCTTCAGCTACGAGCCGACTCGCGAGGAACAGCGCGCCACCGATTTCAACGCGATCCTTTACCAAGACCGGATCCGGCCACTGCGCTTCGGCTTCGACTATTCGCGCAGCTTCCAGAGCGACACCACGGTGCAGCTCGGCGGCGATCTGAGCCGCGGTATCGACGGGCTCGGCAGCCGAGGCCCCAACGACGCGACCTTTCTGCGCCCGATCTCGCGGGCCGATGCGCGTGAGGATTTCGCCAAGGGCGAGCTGCGCCTGCGCGTCATCCAGCAGCTGCCTGCGAACTTCACGTTCGAGGCCAACCTGAAAGGCCAGCGCTCCTTCACGGGTGCACTCTACAATTCCGAGCAGTTCTCGCTCGGCGGCCCGCGCGCGATCAGTTCGCTCGATATCGGCGCACTGACCGGCGACCATGGCTGGCTCGCGCGCGGTGAGCTGCAATACAACCATGCCCTTTCGGGCAGCTATGGGTCGGCCTTGCTGTCGCCCTATCTGTTCCTGGCCCAGGGTCAGGTCTGGACCAGCCATGCCAGCGCGGCCGAACGCAAGACCACAGTCGCCGGCGCTTATGGAGCGGGTCTGCGCGTCTACGGTTCGGTCGCCGACAAGCTCCTGCGCCAGACCGAAATCGGCATCGAGATCGCCCACCAGCTCCGCGAGCTCCGCTCGGACCCCGACAGCTGGCGCCTCAACGTCTCGGGGTCCGTCAGATTCTAG
- a CDS encoding transglutaminase-like cysteine peptidase codes for MRLSVLRASLAAFALLLCGAQAAQAQWFFGLAVQIRTAHMQLGGSARAPAGFSAFCARSPGECRPVGARVGSVSLDGSRFGGLEAVNAEVNNGVQEVSDLVQYGREDYWSLPTSGKGDCEDFALMKRKLLIERGWPSSVLLITVVKMASGEGHAVLTVVTDQGDYVLDNRSSRIRLFGDTGYIFFSRQSQTSPRAWAVVELNTRLAMAGIVTTPSVTMSGASRVRVAPIAAASAAAAMPVGLSPER; via the coding sequence ATGCGCCTTTCAGTACTTCGTGCAAGTCTTGCTGCATTTGCGCTTCTGCTTTGCGGCGCGCAGGCCGCTCAGGCGCAATGGTTCTTCGGGCTGGCCGTCCAGATCCGCACCGCTCATATGCAGCTTGGCGGATCTGCCCGCGCGCCTGCCGGGTTTTCGGCCTTCTGCGCCCGCAGCCCCGGAGAATGCCGGCCCGTCGGCGCCCGCGTCGGCTCTGTCTCGCTTGATGGCAGCCGTTTCGGAGGCCTCGAAGCGGTCAACGCAGAGGTCAATAACGGCGTCCAGGAAGTCTCCGATCTCGTCCAGTACGGTCGCGAGGATTACTGGTCCCTGCCGACCTCCGGCAAAGGCGATTGCGAAGACTTCGCCCTGATGAAGCGCAAGCTGCTCATCGAACGCGGCTGGCCGAGTTCGGTGCTGCTGATCACCGTCGTCAAGATGGCGTCGGGCGAGGGGCATGCGGTCCTCACCGTCGTCACGGACCAGGGTGACTACGTGCTCGACAATCGCTCCTCGCGGATCCGGCTTTTCGGCGACACCGGTTATATCTTCTTCTCCCGCCAGTCCCAGACGAGCCCGCGCGCCTGGGCTGTGGTCGAGCTCAACACCCGCCTGGCAATGGCCGGGATCGTTACGACGCCTTCGGTGACCATGTCGGGCGCCAGCCGCGTCAGGGTCGCCCCGATCGCCGCCGCCTCGGCCGCTGCCGCGATGCCGGTCGGTCTGAGCCCCGAGCGCTGA
- a CDS encoding YifB family Mg chelatase-like AAA ATPase — MVTRVATVAFEGIEARAVDVQVQVTPGGVAFILVGLPDKAVAESRERVRAALIASGLALPAKRITVNLAPADLPKEGSHYDLPIALGVMAAIGAIPADALAGYTVLGELALDGTITAVAGVLPAAIAAYGRGQGLICPAASGPEAAWAAADIDILSPRSLIQLANHFKGTQVMARPEPAVARQSGSLPDLADIKGQESAKRVLEIAAAGGHNLLMNGPPGAGKSMLASRLPSILPPLNPRELLEVSMVLSVAGHLADGALTDRRPFRAPHHSASMAALVGGGLQAKPGEISLAHHGVLFLDELPEFQAQALDALRQPMETGDVLISRANHRAVYPARFQLVAAMNPCRCGKATEPGFACRRQQNERCMAQYQSRISGPMLDRIDITIDVPAVTASDLILPSPSEGSAEVAARVAAARRLQTARFEALGLGGISTNAACPATVLDEIARPDNAGLKLLRDAADAMRLTARAYHRVLKVARTLADLDGEPKIGRIHLAEALSYRSRIDQVAQAA, encoded by the coding sequence ATGGTGACGCGGGTCGCGACGGTGGCGTTCGAGGGCATCGAGGCGCGCGCCGTCGATGTACAGGTGCAGGTGACGCCAGGCGGCGTCGCCTTCATCCTGGTCGGCCTGCCCGACAAGGCCGTGGCCGAAAGCCGCGAGCGGGTGCGCGCCGCACTGATCGCCTCGGGACTGGCGCTGCCGGCCAAGCGCATCACCGTCAATCTCGCGCCCGCCGACTTGCCAAAGGAAGGCAGCCATTACGATTTACCGATCGCGCTCGGCGTGATGGCGGCGATCGGGGCGATCCCGGCAGATGCGCTGGCGGGCTACACGGTCCTGGGCGAACTCGCGCTCGACGGCACGATCACGGCGGTGGCCGGCGTGCTGCCCGCCGCGATCGCCGCCTATGGCAGGGGCCAGGGGCTGATCTGCCCGGCGGCGTCCGGCCCCGAAGCGGCCTGGGCCGCCGCCGATATCGACATCCTCAGCCCGCGCTCGCTGATCCAGCTCGCCAATCATTTCAAGGGCACGCAGGTGATGGCGCGGCCGGAGCCGGCCGTGGCGCGGCAATCGGGCTCCCTGCCCGACCTCGCCGACATCAAGGGCCAGGAGAGCGCCAAGCGCGTCCTCGAAATCGCTGCGGCCGGAGGTCATAATCTCCTGATGAACGGGCCGCCCGGCGCCGGCAAATCGATGCTGGCAAGCCGGCTGCCCTCAATCCTGCCGCCGCTGAACCCGCGCGAATTGCTGGAAGTCTCGATGGTGCTCTCGGTCGCAGGCCATCTCGCCGATGGGGCGCTGACCGACCGGCGGCCCTTCCGCGCGCCGCATCATTCGGCCTCGATGGCGGCGCTCGTCGGCGGCGGATTGCAGGCCAAGCCAGGCGAGATCTCGCTCGCCCATCACGGCGTGCTCTTCCTCGACGAATTGCCGGAGTTCCAGGCGCAGGCGCTCGATGCGCTGCGCCAGCCGATGGAGACTGGCGACGTGCTGATCTCGCGGGCCAATCATCGCGCCGTCTACCCGGCCCGCTTCCAGCTCGTCGCGGCGATGAATCCGTGCCGCTGCGGCAAGGCGACGGAGCCGGGCTTCGCCTGTCGCCGCCAGCAGAACGAGCGCTGCATGGCGCAGTACCAGAGCCGCATCTCCGGGCCGATGCTCGACCGTATCGACATCACCATCGACGTGCCGGCGGTCACGGCTTCCGACCTGATCCTGCCGAGCCCAAGCGAGGGCTCGGCCGAGGTCGCGGCCCGCGTCGCGGCGGCAAGGCGGCTCCAGACGGCACGGTTCGAGGCGCTTGGTCTCGGCGGCATCTCGACCAACGCCGCCTGCCCGGCGACGGTGCTGGACGAGATCGCGCGGCCCGACAATGCCGGCCTCAAGCTGCTCAGGGACGCCGCCGACGCGATGCGCCTGACGGCGCGGGCCTATCACCGTGTCCTGAAGGTGGCCCGGACCCTGGCCGATCTCGACGGCGAGCCCAAAATCGGGCGCATCCATCTGGCGGAGGCCCTGTCCTACCGTTCGCGCATCGACCAGGTCGCGCAGGCTGCGTGA
- a CDS encoding alpha/beta hydrolase, with amino-acid sequence MFEPGIQAYVDQALQSARGLAKPTSAAGHRELRERLAEAMAPVCPEGMQIRSRFIDAPGRQIGLRIYRPENHVPGAAAVFFHGGGFVSGSIFTHDVYGISIAQAAGVQVFSVNYRLAPENPYPAAFEDAYFAVTWLAENGGVFGVDPGRIVVGGDSAGGNLAAACAIKSRDASGPQIQLQYLIFPCLDTDFETPCYLGNVHDPFLGRTQMMGFWKDYLAGDLSLADPYARPTISTNFSGLAPALVITAEHDPLRDEGNRYAEALAAAGTPAELRCVKGSIHGFIRAVEQSAVVREEVAYLGRAIRSAVS; translated from the coding sequence ATGTTTGAACCAGGCATCCAGGCTTACGTCGACCAAGCATTGCAATCTGCCCGAGGCCTTGCGAAGCCGACGAGTGCGGCTGGCCATCGAGAGCTTCGGGAGCGCCTCGCGGAGGCCATGGCGCCTGTCTGTCCCGAGGGCATGCAGATCAGAAGCCGCTTCATCGACGCGCCGGGGCGGCAGATCGGACTGAGGATCTATCGTCCGGAGAACCACGTGCCGGGCGCCGCGGCCGTCTTCTTCCATGGTGGCGGTTTCGTATCTGGCAGCATCTTTACGCACGACGTCTACGGCATATCGATCGCGCAGGCCGCCGGTGTGCAGGTGTTCAGCGTCAACTATCGGCTCGCGCCAGAAAATCCCTATCCAGCGGCTTTCGAGGACGCTTATTTCGCGGTGACGTGGTTGGCTGAGAACGGAGGGGTTTTTGGCGTGGACCCAGGTCGGATCGTCGTAGGAGGCGATAGCGCGGGGGGCAATCTCGCCGCGGCTTGCGCGATTAAGTCCCGCGACGCGTCTGGGCCGCAGATTCAGCTTCAGTATCTGATCTTCCCGTGCCTCGACACAGATTTCGAGACCCCTTGCTATCTCGGCAACGTCCACGATCCATTCCTCGGGCGGACTCAGATGATGGGCTTCTGGAAGGACTACCTTGCCGGAGATCTGAGCCTCGCGGATCCTTATGCTCGACCCACCATTTCCACGAATTTTTCGGGTTTGGCGCCAGCGCTCGTGATCACGGCCGAGCACGATCCCCTGCGAGACGAGGGAAACCGTTACGCGGAGGCGCTTGCGGCCGCCGGCACACCGGCTGAACTGCGCTGCGTCAAGGGCTCAATTCACGGCTTCATTCGTGCTGTCGAACAGAGTGCCGTTGTGCGGGAGGAGGTCGCGTATCTGGGCCGCGCCATCCGTTCTGCTGTATCGTAA
- a CDS encoding extracellular solute-binding protein, producing the protein MSLLRRDCSSARLGVLGSLLVGTLLALFARSAAAEEITVYTTLLPTQLAPYTQSFRQSYPDISIKWLRDSSGVIAARLLSEGPRSPADVVFALASENIIQAGSAGLLLPYKPAGYDEIDRKFKDKNDPPLWSGVFAYMAAVCFNTIEAKKRGIPAPKKWSDLLDPRFKGQITMPDPASSGTGFISVSGWLQKFGEGPGWDFMEKLHPNIAIYTHSGNKPCNSASNGEFVAGISYSSEGVLDKGRGAPIDVIFPEEGVGWALSTVAILKSSKKQDAAKKFADWAVSPAANKVYSEFWEVIGRPAQRQQSSSSAVDPSTLITDNDHYWIASDRDRILKEWQSRFAGKSDPKR; encoded by the coding sequence ATGTCCCTACTGCGCCGCGATTGCTCGTCTGCCCGCCTAGGAGTTCTCGGCTCCCTCCTGGTCGGAACTCTTCTCGCCCTTTTTGCGAGGTCTGCTGCTGCCGAAGAGATCACGGTCTACACGACGCTGCTTCCCACGCAGCTCGCGCCCTACACGCAGAGCTTCAGACAGTCATATCCCGACATCAGCATTAAATGGCTGCGAGATTCGTCGGGCGTGATCGCCGCGCGGCTTCTCTCTGAGGGGCCGCGTTCACCGGCCGACGTGGTCTTTGCCTTGGCGAGCGAGAACATCATCCAGGCCGGATCCGCGGGCCTGCTTCTACCTTACAAGCCTGCCGGTTACGATGAGATCGATCGGAAATTCAAAGACAAGAATGACCCACCGCTATGGTCAGGCGTCTTCGCTTATATGGCCGCCGTTTGCTTCAACACGATTGAAGCAAAGAAACGCGGCATACCCGCTCCGAAGAAGTGGTCCGACTTGCTCGATCCTCGATTCAAGGGGCAGATCACTATGCCGGACCCAGCATCGTCGGGCACGGGCTTCATCTCAGTTTCCGGCTGGCTTCAGAAGTTCGGCGAGGGGCCTGGCTGGGACTTCATGGAGAAGCTCCACCCTAACATCGCGATATACACCCATTCGGGGAACAAGCCGTGCAACTCGGCCTCCAATGGCGAGTTCGTCGCGGGCATCTCGTATTCTTCCGAAGGGGTGCTCGACAAAGGCCGTGGGGCGCCGATCGACGTGATCTTCCCGGAAGAGGGCGTCGGCTGGGCGCTGTCCACGGTTGCGATCCTGAAATCCTCGAAGAAGCAGGATGCCGCGAAAAAATTCGCCGATTGGGCCGTCAGTCCGGCGGCTAACAAGGTCTATTCCGAGTTCTGGGAGGTGATTGGGCGCCCCGCGCAACGCCAACAGAGCAGCAGCTCGGCTGTCGATCCATCGACGTTGATCACCGATAACGACCACTATTGGATCGCGTCCGACCGGGATCGGATTCTCAAAGAATGGCAGAGCCGGTTCGCAGGAAAAAGCGACCCGAAGCGCTGA
- a CDS encoding TIGR00645 family protein, producing the protein MAQHQTEAETAPDFTPSGPERVLETFLSASRWLLAPFYVLLVVALGGLLVKALQEAWHFISHVFSATESDVILGVLSLVDLTFTGSLIVIVIFSGYENFVSKIDPKAHRDWPEWMSQIDFSGLKLKLISSIVAISAIQVLKAFMNVKASSDRDLMWLVAIHVVFVVSGLVMAWTDRISGEGHGGSGGH; encoded by the coding sequence ATGGCACAGCATCAGACCGAAGCGGAGACCGCGCCCGATTTCACGCCATCGGGTCCCGAGCGCGTCCTGGAGACCTTCCTCTCGGCCAGCCGCTGGCTGCTGGCGCCGTTCTACGTGCTGCTCGTCGTCGCGCTTGGCGGCCTGCTGGTGAAGGCGTTGCAGGAGGCCTGGCACTTCATCAGCCATGTCTTCTCCGCAACCGAATCCGACGTGATCCTCGGCGTGCTCTCGCTGGTCGACCTGACCTTCACAGGCTCGCTGATCGTCATCGTGATCTTCTCCGGCTATGAGAACTTCGTCTCGAAGATCGATCCGAAGGCGCATCGCGACTGGCCGGAATGGATGTCGCAGATCGACTTCTCAGGCCTCAAGCTGAAGCTGATCTCCTCGATCGTCGCGATCTCGGCGATCCAGGTGCTGAAGGCCTTCATGAATGTGAAGGCTTCCTCCGACCGCGACCTGATGTGGCTCGTCGCGATCCATGTCGTCTTCGTGGTCTCAGGGCTGGTGATGGCCTGGACCGACAGGATCTCCGGCGAGGGGCATGGCGGCTCGGGCGGGCATTAG
- the msrA gene encoding peptide-methionine (S)-S-oxide reductase MsrA gives MFFQRKKTALPQADEALPGRPQALATAERHFLSKRPLQGPYPEGLETAVFGIGCFWGAERKFWQIEDGVWITAVGYTGGLTPNPSYEEVCSGMTGHNEVVRVVYDPAKLPYEMLLKTFWENHDPTQGMRQGNDVGTQYRSGIYVTTAAQREAAERSKADYQHALSQRGYGPITTEILDAPEFYFAEDYHQQYLAKNPAGYCGLGGTGVACQIGLSVEA, from the coding sequence ATGTTCTTCCAGCGCAAAAAGACCGCCCTGCCCCAGGCCGATGAGGCGCTGCCCGGCCGGCCGCAGGCGCTCGCGACCGCTGAGCGGCATTTTCTCAGCAAACGCCCGCTGCAAGGCCCCTATCCCGAGGGGCTCGAGACCGCTGTTTTCGGTATCGGCTGCTTCTGGGGGGCGGAGCGCAAGTTCTGGCAGATCGAGGATGGCGTCTGGATCACCGCGGTCGGCTATACCGGTGGACTGACCCCGAACCCGAGCTATGAGGAGGTCTGCTCGGGCATGACCGGGCATAACGAGGTGGTGCGCGTGGTCTATGATCCCGCCAAGCTGCCCTATGAGATGCTGCTCAAGACCTTCTGGGAGAATCACGACCCGACCCAGGGCATGCGCCAGGGCAACGATGTCGGCACGCAATATCGTTCCGGCATCTATGTCACCACGGCCGCGCAGCGCGAGGCCGCCGAACGCTCGAAGGCCGATTATCAGCATGCGCTCAGCCAGCGCGGCTATGGCCCGATCACCACCGAGATCCTCGATGCGCCGGAATTCTACTTCGCCGAGGACTACCACCAGCAATATCTCGCCAAAAACCCGGCCGGCTATTGCGGATTGGGCGGCACCGGCGTCGCCTGCCAGATCGGCCTCAGTGTCGAAGCCTGA
- a CDS encoding DeoR/GlpR family DNA-binding transcription regulator has product MGSTNEDRQRRLVMIVEERNRASVNQLSAELGVSKETVRRDLAWLDRKGLIQKTHGGAASAHSAAETSFLKRSERQLREKQVIARLVNDLLSPGETLMMNAGTTVYAVANAISARNDLTVVTNSLDVGSRLLHARGGNSIVVLGGSLGQDSQTFGEMTLAEIRGFRVDHAILTVGAIDGESIYVDFSPEIASVVRAMMGQAKLTTIVADSSKFGKTALVEVCKLSAVHRVVTDTMPDSAISTAFRRENVELICPT; this is encoded by the coding sequence ATGGGATCAACGAACGAAGACCGTCAGCGACGTCTCGTCATGATTGTCGAGGAGCGCAATCGCGCCAGCGTCAATCAGTTATCCGCCGAGCTAGGTGTCTCGAAGGAGACCGTCAGGCGGGATCTGGCATGGCTTGACCGGAAGGGCCTGATCCAGAAGACTCACGGTGGAGCTGCATCGGCGCATTCGGCCGCCGAGACCTCATTCCTGAAGCGGAGCGAACGGCAGCTACGGGAGAAGCAAGTCATTGCCCGCTTGGTGAACGACCTCCTCTCACCTGGCGAGACACTCATGATGAATGCTGGCACTACGGTCTACGCGGTTGCGAACGCCATCTCCGCGCGGAACGATTTGACCGTTGTGACCAATTCTCTCGACGTCGGCTCACGACTACTGCACGCTCGCGGTGGTAACAGCATCGTGGTGCTCGGCGGAAGCCTGGGCCAGGACTCGCAGACCTTCGGGGAAATGACGCTCGCCGAGATCAGAGGCTTTCGCGTCGATCATGCAATCCTGACCGTGGGTGCGATCGACGGCGAGTCCATCTACGTCGATTTCTCGCCGGAGATCGCCTCGGTCGTTCGCGCGATGATGGGGCAGGCGAAACTCACGACCATTGTCGCCGACTCATCCAAGTTCGGCAAAACCGCGCTGGTCGAGGTGTGCAAGCTCTCTGCGGTTCACCGTGTGGTCACAGACACCATGCCGGATTCGGCCATCTCGACCGCCTTCAGGCGCGAGAACGTCGAGCTGATTTGCCCGACCTAG
- a CDS encoding GNAT family N-acetyltransferase: MIETERLLLRPPVLDDFEACYALLSDPAVMSFIGGPMSREESWHRLLRYAGHWSLLGYGLFVIIEKESGRLLGQTGLADFHRGFGEMFDPYPEAAWITATAAHGRGIAAEAVGAAHAWIDANRPQTRTVCIINPNNTASVRLAGKLGYVPFGQVSYKSAEVTMFERIRP; encoded by the coding sequence ATGATCGAGACCGAACGTCTGCTGCTCCGCCCGCCCGTCCTGGACGATTTCGAGGCTTGCTATGCGCTGCTCTCCGACCCCGCGGTCATGAGCTTCATCGGCGGGCCGATGTCGCGGGAGGAGAGTTGGCACCGTCTGCTGCGCTATGCCGGGCACTGGTCGCTGCTGGGATACGGGCTTTTCGTCATCATCGAGAAGGAGAGCGGCCGCTTGCTTGGCCAGACCGGGCTCGCCGATTTCCATCGCGGCTTCGGCGAGATGTTCGACCCCTATCCGGAAGCGGCCTGGATCACCGCGACAGCGGCGCATGGCCGTGGCATCGCGGCGGAGGCCGTGGGCGCGGCCCATGCCTGGATCGACGCCAACCGGCCACAGACCCGCACGGTCTGCATCATCAATCCGAACAATACGGCCTCGGTCCGGCTGGCCGGAAAGCTGGGCTATGTGCCTTTCGGGCAGGTGTCCTACAAAAGCGCTGAGGTCACCATGTTCGAGCGCATCCGGCCTTGA
- a CDS encoding ABC transporter substrate-binding protein encodes MCSCARLEARLASRKPFTATDVAFSIQRLKEAHPRGRSTFAEIRTPDPLKVEIVLSKPAPYLITALGGSESPMIPKHVFEGTDPAAPPSDAQMVGTGPFILGERVRGSYVVFNRNTNYWDKPKPYVERLVVRFIPDGAARTAALEAGDVDLVNQPGSLSDVNRLKDNPNLIVVRNYAYTGPQHQLMLNLDNTYLKDLRVREAIAHAIDPRALVNVVYQGQAQVSPSAISVALPTYSDPSIKPRGFDVKRSNQMLDEAGYKAGANGIRFPLRLMTNSDLDPRINDFLKQSLRRIGIDGVITTSDFAVYIKTVYTDRAFDLAYESLSNTFDPTLGVQRGYWSKNFKIGLPFSNSSHYANPEADALLEAAAIEPDAAKRKDEFNRFQKIIDRDLPAINLVSPLGTLLAKKKLKDYAPGAEGIFNSFADVYFEK; translated from the coding sequence ATATGTTCTTGCGCGCGACTTGAAGCTCGACTAGCCTCACGTAAGCCCTTCACGGCGACCGACGTCGCCTTCTCGATCCAGCGCCTGAAGGAAGCTCATCCGCGCGGCCGTTCGACCTTCGCCGAGATCAGGACGCCCGATCCGCTCAAGGTCGAGATCGTGCTGTCAAAGCCGGCGCCCTATCTCATCACGGCGCTGGGTGGCAGCGAGTCGCCCATGATCCCCAAGCACGTCTTCGAGGGTACCGATCCGGCAGCGCCGCCGAGCGATGCGCAGATGGTCGGCACGGGCCCCTTCATCCTCGGCGAGCGGGTCCGAGGCAGCTATGTCGTATTCAACCGCAACACGAACTACTGGGACAAGCCGAAGCCCTATGTCGAACGCCTCGTGGTGCGCTTCATCCCGGACGGCGCCGCCCGCACCGCCGCGCTCGAAGCCGGCGATGTCGACCTCGTCAATCAGCCAGGCTCGCTCTCGGACGTCAACCGGCTGAAGGACAACCCCAACCTTATCGTGGTGCGCAACTACGCCTATACCGGGCCGCAGCACCAGCTCATGCTGAACCTCGACAACACCTATCTCAAGGATCTGCGCGTGCGCGAGGCGATCGCCCATGCGATCGACCCCAGGGCCCTGGTCAACGTCGTCTACCAGGGCCAGGCACAGGTCTCCCCCTCGGCGATCAGCGTCGCTCTGCCGACCTATAGCGACCCTTCGATCAAGCCGCGCGGTTTCGACGTCAAACGCTCCAACCAGATGCTCGACGAGGCCGGCTACAAGGCCGGGGCTAACGGCATCCGCTTCCCGCTGCGGCTGATGACCAATTCCGACCTCGACCCGCGCATCAACGACTTCCTGAAGCAGTCGCTGCGCCGGATCGGCATCGACGGCGTCATCACCACCTCCGACTTCGCCGTCTACATCAAGACTGTCTATACGGACCGCGCCTTCGACCTCGCCTATGAATCGCTGTCGAACACCTTCGACCCGACGCTGGGCGTCCAACGCGGCTATTGGTCGAAGAACTTCAAGATCGGGCTGCCCTTCTCCAATTCCTCTCACTACGCCAACCCGGAGGCGGACGCGCTGCTCGAGGCCGCCGCCATCGAGCCTGATGCGGCGAAGCGCAAAGACGAGTTCAACCGTTTCCAGAAGATCATCGATCGCGACCTGCCCGCGATCAACCTCGTCTCGCCGCTCGGCACGCTGCTCGCGAAAAAGAAGCTGAAAGACTACGCCCCCGGCGCCGAAGGCATCTTCAACAGCTTCGCGGACGTCTATTTTGAGAAATAG